Proteins found in one Quercus robur chromosome 2, dhQueRobu3.1, whole genome shotgun sequence genomic segment:
- the LOC126713841 gene encoding zinc finger CCCH domain-containing protein 14-like isoform X3 → MENDASPPSTTTAASTPPREETVKTTLHLENQNFGTDFASLYHSIFPPKSPLPTTTSISLMSSPSTCSSSIDDAVSSTQNRLNQARLILQYQELNDHYDLCRARLIDLLSEAESLRHENAELRLANAELLKLLSSQASFHNLLLSSSYPNRSFLQDLRRLSTEDEEHSENRTNLFDNRFSLPKSISVRSTGFTKANLPPPPPPPVANTGPTLSRSSTRSRAPPSQLGSASQQQQRVYMAGKGEEDKEAVELEVYNQGMMKTELCNKWQETGTCPYGDHCQFAHGITELRPVIRHPRYKTELCRMVLAGDTCPYGHRCHFRHTLTDQEKSFLLAPPPR, encoded by the exons ATGGAGAACGACGCGTCTCCTCCATCAACCACCACCGCGGCATCAACTCCACCGCGTGAAGAAACTGTCAAAACTACTCTTCACCTCGAAAACCAAAACTTCGGCACCGACTTCGCTTccctctaccactccattttccCGCCAAAATCACCATTGCCGACCACCACCTCGATCTCCCTCATGAGCAGCCCTTCCACGTGTTCCTCCTCCATCGACGACGCCGTTTCGTCCACTCAGAACCGCCTCAACCAAGCTCGATTGATCCTCCAGTACCAAGAACTCAACGACCACTACGATCTCTGCCGAGCTCGCCTCATCGATCTTCTCTCTGAGGCCGAGTCTCTCCGCCACGAGAACGCTGAGCTCCGCCTCGCTAACGCCGAGCTTCTCAAGCTTCTCTCATCCCAAGCCTCATTCCACAATCTCCTCCTCTCTTCTTCGTATCCAAACCGCTCTTTCCTCCAAGACCTTCGCCGCCTCTCCACCGAAGACGAAGAACACTCCGAAAACCGTACCAACCTGTTCGATAACCGGTTCTCGCTCCCCAAGAGCATCTCGGTCCGGTCCACTGGTTTCACCAAGGCGAAcctccctcctcctcctcctcctcctgtTGCTAATACTGGTCCGACTCTGAGTCGCTCCTCGACTCGGTCACGTGCCCCGCCGAGTCAACTCGGCTCTGCATCG cagcagcagcaaagGGTGTACATGGCAGGGAAGGGAGAGGAGGATAAAGAGGCAGTGGAGTTGGAGGTATACAATCAAGGGATGATGAAGACAGAGCTGTGCAACAAGTGGCAAGAGACCGGCACGTGTCCATACGGTGACCACTGCCAGTTCGCTCACGGCATCACTGAACTACGTCCTGTCATCAGGCACCCACGCTACAAGACCGAGCTTTGCAGGATGGTCCTTGCCGGCGACACCTGTCCCTACGGCCACAGGTGCCACTTCCGCCACACTCTCACCGACCAAGAGAAGTCCTTCTTGCTCGCCCCACCTCCACGTTGA
- the LOC126713841 gene encoding zinc finger CCCH domain-containing protein 14-like isoform X9, with protein sequence MENDASPPSTTTAASTPPREETVKTTLHLENQNFGTDFASLYHSIFPPKSPLPTTTSISLMSSPSTCSSSIDDAVSSTQNRLNQARLILQYQELNDHYDLCRARLIDLLSEAESLRHENAELRLANAELLKLLSSQASFHNLLLSSSYPNRSFLQDLRRLSTEDEEHSENRTNLFDNRFSLPKSISVRSTGFTKANLPPPPPPPVANTGPTLSRSSTRSRAPPSQLGSASQQRVYMAGKGEEDKEAVELEVYNQGMMKTELCNKWQETGTHCLIRCFLAGDTCPYGHRCHFRHTLTDQVRSFLFAPPPR encoded by the exons ATGGAGAACGACGCGTCTCCTCCATCAACCACCACCGCGGCATCAACTCCACCGCGTGAAGAAACTGTCAAAACTACTCTTCACCTCGAAAACCAAAACTTCGGCACCGACTTCGCTTccctctaccactccattttccCGCCAAAATCACCATTGCCGACCACCACCTCGATCTCCCTCATGAGCAGCCCTTCCACGTGTTCCTCCTCCATCGACGACGCCGTTTCGTCCACTCAGAACCGCCTCAACCAAGCTCGATTGATCCTCCAGTACCAAGAACTCAACGACCACTACGATCTCTGCCGAGCTCGCCTCATCGATCTTCTCTCTGAGGCCGAGTCTCTCCGCCACGAGAACGCTGAGCTCCGCCTCGCTAACGCCGAGCTTCTCAAGCTTCTCTCATCCCAAGCCTCATTCCACAATCTCCTCCTCTCTTCTTCGTATCCAAACCGCTCTTTCCTCCAAGACCTTCGCCGCCTCTCCACCGAAGACGAAGAACACTCCGAAAACCGTACCAACCTGTTCGATAACCGGTTCTCGCTCCCCAAGAGCATCTCGGTCCGGTCCACTGGTTTCACCAAGGCGAAcctccctcctcctcctcctcctcctgtTGCTAATACTGGTCCGACTCTGAGTCGCTCCTCGACTCGGTCACGTGCCCCGCCGAGTCAACTCGGCTCTGCATCG cagcaaagGGTGTACATGGCAGGGAAGGGAGAGGAGGATAAAGAGGCAGTGGAGTTGGAGGTATACAATCAAGGGATGATGAAGACAGAGCTGTGCAACAAGTGGCAAGAGACCGGCACGCATTGCTTAATTAGATGTTTCCTTGCTGGCGACACCTGTCCCTACGGCCACAGGTGCCACTTCCGCCACACTCTCACCGACCAAGTGAGGTCCTTCTTGTTCGCCCCACCTCCACGTTGA
- the LOC126713841 gene encoding zinc finger CCCH domain-containing protein 14-like isoform X4 codes for MENDASPPSTTTAASTPPREETVKTTLHLENQNFGTDFASLYHSIFPPKSPLPTTTSISLMSSPSTCSSSIDDAVSSTQNRLNQARLILQYQELNDHYDLCRARLIDLLSEAESLRHENAELRLANAELLKLLSSQASFHNLLLSSSYPNRSFLQDLRRLSTEDEEHSENRTNLFDNRFSLPKSISVRSTGFTKANLPPPPPPPVANTGPTLSRSSTRSRAPPSQLGSASQQQRVYMAGKGEEDKEAVELEVYNQGMMKTELCNKWQETGTCPYGDHCQFAHGITELRPVIRHPRYKTELCRMVLAGDTCPYGHRCHFRHTLTDQEKSFLLAPPPR; via the exons ATGGAGAACGACGCGTCTCCTCCATCAACCACCACCGCGGCATCAACTCCACCGCGTGAAGAAACTGTCAAAACTACTCTTCACCTCGAAAACCAAAACTTCGGCACCGACTTCGCTTccctctaccactccattttccCGCCAAAATCACCATTGCCGACCACCACCTCGATCTCCCTCATGAGCAGCCCTTCCACGTGTTCCTCCTCCATCGACGACGCCGTTTCGTCCACTCAGAACCGCCTCAACCAAGCTCGATTGATCCTCCAGTACCAAGAACTCAACGACCACTACGATCTCTGCCGAGCTCGCCTCATCGATCTTCTCTCTGAGGCCGAGTCTCTCCGCCACGAGAACGCTGAGCTCCGCCTCGCTAACGCCGAGCTTCTCAAGCTTCTCTCATCCCAAGCCTCATTCCACAATCTCCTCCTCTCTTCTTCGTATCCAAACCGCTCTTTCCTCCAAGACCTTCGCCGCCTCTCCACCGAAGACGAAGAACACTCCGAAAACCGTACCAACCTGTTCGATAACCGGTTCTCGCTCCCCAAGAGCATCTCGGTCCGGTCCACTGGTTTCACCAAGGCGAAcctccctcctcctcctcctcctcctgtTGCTAATACTGGTCCGACTCTGAGTCGCTCCTCGACTCGGTCACGTGCCCCGCCGAGTCAACTCGGCTCTGCATCG cagcagcaaagGGTGTACATGGCAGGGAAGGGAGAGGAGGATAAAGAGGCAGTGGAGTTGGAGGTATACAATCAAGGGATGATGAAGACAGAGCTGTGCAACAAGTGGCAAGAGACCGGCACGTGTCCATACGGTGACCACTGCCAGTTCGCTCACGGCATCACTGAACTACGTCCTGTCATCAGGCACCCACGCTACAAGACCGAGCTTTGCAGGATGGTCCTTGCCGGCGACACCTGTCCCTACGGCCACAGGTGCCACTTCCGCCACACTCTCACCGACCAAGAGAAGTCCTTCTTGCTCGCCCCACCTCCACGTTGA
- the LOC126713841 gene encoding zinc finger CCCH domain-containing protein 14-like isoform X8, with the protein MENDASPPSTTTAASTPPREETVKTTLHLENQNFGTDFASLYHSIFPPKSPLPTTTSISLMSSPSTCSSSIDDAVSSTQNRLNQARLILQYQELNDHYDLCRARLIDLLSEAESLRHENAELRLANAELLKLLSSQASFHNLLLSSSYPNRSFLQDLRRLSTEDEEHSENRTNLFDNRFSLPKSISVRSTGFTKANLPPPPPPPVANTGPTLSRSSTRSRAPPSQLGSASQQQRVYMAGKGEEDKEAVELEVYNQGMMKTELCNKWQETGTHCLIRCFLAGDTCPYGHRCHFRHTLTDQVRSFLFAPPPR; encoded by the exons ATGGAGAACGACGCGTCTCCTCCATCAACCACCACCGCGGCATCAACTCCACCGCGTGAAGAAACTGTCAAAACTACTCTTCACCTCGAAAACCAAAACTTCGGCACCGACTTCGCTTccctctaccactccattttccCGCCAAAATCACCATTGCCGACCACCACCTCGATCTCCCTCATGAGCAGCCCTTCCACGTGTTCCTCCTCCATCGACGACGCCGTTTCGTCCACTCAGAACCGCCTCAACCAAGCTCGATTGATCCTCCAGTACCAAGAACTCAACGACCACTACGATCTCTGCCGAGCTCGCCTCATCGATCTTCTCTCTGAGGCCGAGTCTCTCCGCCACGAGAACGCTGAGCTCCGCCTCGCTAACGCCGAGCTTCTCAAGCTTCTCTCATCCCAAGCCTCATTCCACAATCTCCTCCTCTCTTCTTCGTATCCAAACCGCTCTTTCCTCCAAGACCTTCGCCGCCTCTCCACCGAAGACGAAGAACACTCCGAAAACCGTACCAACCTGTTCGATAACCGGTTCTCGCTCCCCAAGAGCATCTCGGTCCGGTCCACTGGTTTCACCAAGGCGAAcctccctcctcctcctcctcctcctgtTGCTAATACTGGTCCGACTCTGAGTCGCTCCTCGACTCGGTCACGTGCCCCGCCGAGTCAACTCGGCTCTGCATCG cagcagcaaagGGTGTACATGGCAGGGAAGGGAGAGGAGGATAAAGAGGCAGTGGAGTTGGAGGTATACAATCAAGGGATGATGAAGACAGAGCTGTGCAACAAGTGGCAAGAGACCGGCACGCATTGCTTAATTAGATGTTTCCTTGCTGGCGACACCTGTCCCTACGGCCACAGGTGCCACTTCCGCCACACTCTCACCGACCAAGTGAGGTCCTTCTTGTTCGCCCCACCTCCACGTTGA
- the LOC126713841 gene encoding zinc finger CCCH domain-containing protein 14-like isoform X6, which translates to MENDASPPSTTTAASTPPREETVKTTLHLENQNFGTDFASLYHSIFPPKSPLPTTTSISLMSSPSTCSSSIDDAVSSTQNRLNQARLILQYQELNDHYDLCRARLIDLLSEAESLRHENAELRLANAELLKLLSSQASFHNLLLSSSYPNRSFLQDLRRLSTEDEEHSENRTNLFDNRFSLPKSISVRSTGFTKANLPPPPPPPVANTGPTLSRSSTRSRAPPSQLGSASQQQQQRVYMAGKGEEDKEAVELEVYNQGMMKTELCNKWQETGTHCLIRCFLAGDTCPYGHRCHFRHTLTDQVRSFLFAPPPR; encoded by the exons ATGGAGAACGACGCGTCTCCTCCATCAACCACCACCGCGGCATCAACTCCACCGCGTGAAGAAACTGTCAAAACTACTCTTCACCTCGAAAACCAAAACTTCGGCACCGACTTCGCTTccctctaccactccattttccCGCCAAAATCACCATTGCCGACCACCACCTCGATCTCCCTCATGAGCAGCCCTTCCACGTGTTCCTCCTCCATCGACGACGCCGTTTCGTCCACTCAGAACCGCCTCAACCAAGCTCGATTGATCCTCCAGTACCAAGAACTCAACGACCACTACGATCTCTGCCGAGCTCGCCTCATCGATCTTCTCTCTGAGGCCGAGTCTCTCCGCCACGAGAACGCTGAGCTCCGCCTCGCTAACGCCGAGCTTCTCAAGCTTCTCTCATCCCAAGCCTCATTCCACAATCTCCTCCTCTCTTCTTCGTATCCAAACCGCTCTTTCCTCCAAGACCTTCGCCGCCTCTCCACCGAAGACGAAGAACACTCCGAAAACCGTACCAACCTGTTCGATAACCGGTTCTCGCTCCCCAAGAGCATCTCGGTCCGGTCCACTGGTTTCACCAAGGCGAAcctccctcctcctcctcctcctcctgtTGCTAATACTGGTCCGACTCTGAGTCGCTCCTCGACTCGGTCACGTGCCCCGCCGAGTCAACTCGGCTCTGCATCG cagcagcagcagcaaagGGTGTACATGGCAGGGAAGGGAGAGGAGGATAAAGAGGCAGTGGAGTTGGAGGTATACAATCAAGGGATGATGAAGACAGAGCTGTGCAACAAGTGGCAAGAGACCGGCACGCATTGCTTAATTAGATGTTTCCTTGCTGGCGACACCTGTCCCTACGGCCACAGGTGCCACTTCCGCCACACTCTCACCGACCAAGTGAGGTCCTTCTTGTTCGCCCCACCTCCACGTTGA
- the LOC126713841 gene encoding zinc finger CCCH domain-containing protein 14-like isoform X7, translated as MENDASPPSTTTAASTPPREETVKTTLHLENQNFGTDFASLYHSIFPPKSPLPTTTSISLMSSPSTCSSSIDDAVSSTQNRLNQARLILQYQELNDHYDLCRARLIDLLSEAESLRHENAELRLANAELLKLLSSQASFHNLLLSSSYPNRSFLQDLRRLSTEDEEHSENRTNLFDNRFSLPKSISVRSTGFTKANLPPPPPPPVANTGPTLSRSSTRSRAPPSQLGSASQQQQRVYMAGKGEEDKEAVELEVYNQGMMKTELCNKWQETGTHCLIRCFLAGDTCPYGHRCHFRHTLTDQVRSFLFAPPPR; from the exons ATGGAGAACGACGCGTCTCCTCCATCAACCACCACCGCGGCATCAACTCCACCGCGTGAAGAAACTGTCAAAACTACTCTTCACCTCGAAAACCAAAACTTCGGCACCGACTTCGCTTccctctaccactccattttccCGCCAAAATCACCATTGCCGACCACCACCTCGATCTCCCTCATGAGCAGCCCTTCCACGTGTTCCTCCTCCATCGACGACGCCGTTTCGTCCACTCAGAACCGCCTCAACCAAGCTCGATTGATCCTCCAGTACCAAGAACTCAACGACCACTACGATCTCTGCCGAGCTCGCCTCATCGATCTTCTCTCTGAGGCCGAGTCTCTCCGCCACGAGAACGCTGAGCTCCGCCTCGCTAACGCCGAGCTTCTCAAGCTTCTCTCATCCCAAGCCTCATTCCACAATCTCCTCCTCTCTTCTTCGTATCCAAACCGCTCTTTCCTCCAAGACCTTCGCCGCCTCTCCACCGAAGACGAAGAACACTCCGAAAACCGTACCAACCTGTTCGATAACCGGTTCTCGCTCCCCAAGAGCATCTCGGTCCGGTCCACTGGTTTCACCAAGGCGAAcctccctcctcctcctcctcctcctgtTGCTAATACTGGTCCGACTCTGAGTCGCTCCTCGACTCGGTCACGTGCCCCGCCGAGTCAACTCGGCTCTGCATCG cagcagcagcaaagGGTGTACATGGCAGGGAAGGGAGAGGAGGATAAAGAGGCAGTGGAGTTGGAGGTATACAATCAAGGGATGATGAAGACAGAGCTGTGCAACAAGTGGCAAGAGACCGGCACGCATTGCTTAATTAGATGTTTCCTTGCTGGCGACACCTGTCCCTACGGCCACAGGTGCCACTTCCGCCACACTCTCACCGACCAAGTGAGGTCCTTCTTGTTCGCCCCACCTCCACGTTGA
- the LOC126713841 gene encoding zinc finger CCCH domain-containing protein 14-like isoform X2, with the protein MENDASPPSTTTAASTPPREETVKTTLHLENQNFGTDFASLYHSIFPPKSPLPTTTSISLMSSPSTCSSSIDDAVSSTQNRLNQARLILQYQELNDHYDLCRARLIDLLSEAESLRHENAELRLANAELLKLLSSQASFHNLLLSSSYPNRSFLQDLRRLSTEDEEHSENRTNLFDNRFSLPKSISVRSTGFTKANLPPPPPPPVANTGPTLSRSSTRSRAPPSQLGSASQQQQQRVYMAGKGEEDKEAVELEVYNQGMMKTELCNKWQETGTCPYGDHCQFAHGITELRPVIRHPRYKTELCRMVLAGDTCPYGHRCHFRHTLTDQEKSFLLAPPPR; encoded by the exons ATGGAGAACGACGCGTCTCCTCCATCAACCACCACCGCGGCATCAACTCCACCGCGTGAAGAAACTGTCAAAACTACTCTTCACCTCGAAAACCAAAACTTCGGCACCGACTTCGCTTccctctaccactccattttccCGCCAAAATCACCATTGCCGACCACCACCTCGATCTCCCTCATGAGCAGCCCTTCCACGTGTTCCTCCTCCATCGACGACGCCGTTTCGTCCACTCAGAACCGCCTCAACCAAGCTCGATTGATCCTCCAGTACCAAGAACTCAACGACCACTACGATCTCTGCCGAGCTCGCCTCATCGATCTTCTCTCTGAGGCCGAGTCTCTCCGCCACGAGAACGCTGAGCTCCGCCTCGCTAACGCCGAGCTTCTCAAGCTTCTCTCATCCCAAGCCTCATTCCACAATCTCCTCCTCTCTTCTTCGTATCCAAACCGCTCTTTCCTCCAAGACCTTCGCCGCCTCTCCACCGAAGACGAAGAACACTCCGAAAACCGTACCAACCTGTTCGATAACCGGTTCTCGCTCCCCAAGAGCATCTCGGTCCGGTCCACTGGTTTCACCAAGGCGAAcctccctcctcctcctcctcctcctgtTGCTAATACTGGTCCGACTCTGAGTCGCTCCTCGACTCGGTCACGTGCCCCGCCGAGTCAACTCGGCTCTGCATCG cagcagcagcagcaaagGGTGTACATGGCAGGGAAGGGAGAGGAGGATAAAGAGGCAGTGGAGTTGGAGGTATACAATCAAGGGATGATGAAGACAGAGCTGTGCAACAAGTGGCAAGAGACCGGCACGTGTCCATACGGTGACCACTGCCAGTTCGCTCACGGCATCACTGAACTACGTCCTGTCATCAGGCACCCACGCTACAAGACCGAGCTTTGCAGGATGGTCCTTGCCGGCGACACCTGTCCCTACGGCCACAGGTGCCACTTCCGCCACACTCTCACCGACCAAGAGAAGTCCTTCTTGCTCGCCCCACCTCCACGTTGA
- the LOC126713841 gene encoding zinc finger CCCH domain-containing protein 14-like isoform X1, whose product MENDASPPSTTTAASTPPREETVKTTLHLENQNFGTDFASLYHSIFPPKSPLPTTTSISLMSSPSTCSSSIDDAVSSTQNRLNQARLILQYQELNDHYDLCRARLIDLLSEAESLRHENAELRLANAELLKLLSSQASFHNLLLSSSYPNRSFLQDLRRLSTEDEEHSENRTNLFDNRFSLPKSISVRSTGFTKANLPPPPPPPVANTGPTLSRSSTRSRAPPSQLGSASQQQQQQRVYMAGKGEEDKEAVELEVYNQGMMKTELCNKWQETGTCPYGDHCQFAHGITELRPVIRHPRYKTELCRMVLAGDTCPYGHRCHFRHTLTDQEKSFLLAPPPR is encoded by the exons ATGGAGAACGACGCGTCTCCTCCATCAACCACCACCGCGGCATCAACTCCACCGCGTGAAGAAACTGTCAAAACTACTCTTCACCTCGAAAACCAAAACTTCGGCACCGACTTCGCTTccctctaccactccattttccCGCCAAAATCACCATTGCCGACCACCACCTCGATCTCCCTCATGAGCAGCCCTTCCACGTGTTCCTCCTCCATCGACGACGCCGTTTCGTCCACTCAGAACCGCCTCAACCAAGCTCGATTGATCCTCCAGTACCAAGAACTCAACGACCACTACGATCTCTGCCGAGCTCGCCTCATCGATCTTCTCTCTGAGGCCGAGTCTCTCCGCCACGAGAACGCTGAGCTCCGCCTCGCTAACGCCGAGCTTCTCAAGCTTCTCTCATCCCAAGCCTCATTCCACAATCTCCTCCTCTCTTCTTCGTATCCAAACCGCTCTTTCCTCCAAGACCTTCGCCGCCTCTCCACCGAAGACGAAGAACACTCCGAAAACCGTACCAACCTGTTCGATAACCGGTTCTCGCTCCCCAAGAGCATCTCGGTCCGGTCCACTGGTTTCACCAAGGCGAAcctccctcctcctcctcctcctcctgtTGCTAATACTGGTCCGACTCTGAGTCGCTCCTCGACTCGGTCACGTGCCCCGCCGAGTCAACTCGGCTCTGCATCG cagcagcagcagcagcaaagGGTGTACATGGCAGGGAAGGGAGAGGAGGATAAAGAGGCAGTGGAGTTGGAGGTATACAATCAAGGGATGATGAAGACAGAGCTGTGCAACAAGTGGCAAGAGACCGGCACGTGTCCATACGGTGACCACTGCCAGTTCGCTCACGGCATCACTGAACTACGTCCTGTCATCAGGCACCCACGCTACAAGACCGAGCTTTGCAGGATGGTCCTTGCCGGCGACACCTGTCCCTACGGCCACAGGTGCCACTTCCGCCACACTCTCACCGACCAAGAGAAGTCCTTCTTGCTCGCCCCACCTCCACGTTGA
- the LOC126713841 gene encoding zinc finger CCCH domain-containing protein 14-like isoform X5 — MENDASPPSTTTAASTPPREETVKTTLHLENQNFGTDFASLYHSIFPPKSPLPTTTSISLMSSPSTCSSSIDDAVSSTQNRLNQARLILQYQELNDHYDLCRARLIDLLSEAESLRHENAELRLANAELLKLLSSQASFHNLLLSSSYPNRSFLQDLRRLSTEDEEHSENRTNLFDNRFSLPKSISVRSTGFTKANLPPPPPPPVANTGPTLSRSSTRSRAPPSQLGSASQQQQQQQRVYMAGKGEEDKEAVELEVYNQGMMKTELCNKWQETGTHCLIRCFLAGDTCPYGHRCHFRHTLTDQVRSFLFAPPPR, encoded by the exons ATGGAGAACGACGCGTCTCCTCCATCAACCACCACCGCGGCATCAACTCCACCGCGTGAAGAAACTGTCAAAACTACTCTTCACCTCGAAAACCAAAACTTCGGCACCGACTTCGCTTccctctaccactccattttccCGCCAAAATCACCATTGCCGACCACCACCTCGATCTCCCTCATGAGCAGCCCTTCCACGTGTTCCTCCTCCATCGACGACGCCGTTTCGTCCACTCAGAACCGCCTCAACCAAGCTCGATTGATCCTCCAGTACCAAGAACTCAACGACCACTACGATCTCTGCCGAGCTCGCCTCATCGATCTTCTCTCTGAGGCCGAGTCTCTCCGCCACGAGAACGCTGAGCTCCGCCTCGCTAACGCCGAGCTTCTCAAGCTTCTCTCATCCCAAGCCTCATTCCACAATCTCCTCCTCTCTTCTTCGTATCCAAACCGCTCTTTCCTCCAAGACCTTCGCCGCCTCTCCACCGAAGACGAAGAACACTCCGAAAACCGTACCAACCTGTTCGATAACCGGTTCTCGCTCCCCAAGAGCATCTCGGTCCGGTCCACTGGTTTCACCAAGGCGAAcctccctcctcctcctcctcctcctgtTGCTAATACTGGTCCGACTCTGAGTCGCTCCTCGACTCGGTCACGTGCCCCGCCGAGTCAACTCGGCTCTGCATCG cagcagcagcagcaa cagcaaagGGTGTACATGGCAGGGAAGGGAGAGGAGGATAAAGAGGCAGTGGAGTTGGAGGTATACAATCAAGGGATGATGAAGACAGAGCTGTGCAACAAGTGGCAAGAGACCGGCACGCATTGCTTAATTAGATGTTTCCTTGCTGGCGACACCTGTCCCTACGGCCACAGGTGCCACTTCCGCCACACTCTCACCGACCAAGTGAGGTCCTTCTTGTTCGCCCCACCTCCACGTTGA